The Ursus arctos isolate Adak ecotype North America unplaced genomic scaffold, UrsArc2.0 scaffold_25, whole genome shotgun sequence DNA segment GAGGCGTCAGCTCACACGACGCCCGCGAGCCTGGCGCCGCGGGTCCGAGCAGCAAATCGACACGGAGAGaacaggaaggggaggggctgctttctctttaaaaaataagtctcagAGAACTGGCACTTTAAACTCCATGCGTGTATAATTTtgttagaaacaaaaaacaaatggcaGAAAAGCAAGCAAGCCGCCAAGCGAACGCAACCCCAAGGCGGTTCTCTCCGGGAGGAACCACGGCTCCCGCGGTCGGAGTCCGCAGCACAGCCGCACGCTCAGCAACGAGCAGTGGTCATCCCTCACCTGGAGCGTTAAATCCTGACTCCATACCAACCTGTGATACAGGGACCCTCGTTGGGGGAGCCGGGAGGCGTGCAAGCCGTGTCCCGGGTCTCACGGTGCCATCGGACACGAATAAATCGAGAAAGCTGTGAGACGGACATAACTTGGGACACACGGAGGTTAAATCACCAAGAGGGAGAAAGTGCTCGCCTTGGCCgaggggctgaggggcagagggctgaGGTCGGGCCACCTGTGCTTGGCACAGGCCTTCCGGTGGCTTTTGGCATTTCAAACTATGTGCTTATTATTCCCTAGATGAAAATAgacattattctttaaaatgtaggCCTCAGAGGACATTAAAAACAGGCTCCCCCTTGGCCTTGCTTCTGGTTCAGCGCTCCCCACTCCCGTGACCACTGGGGAGGCCAACGTGGATGAGCCTGACTGAGGGGTGGGGGGTATGAGGTGGGGGCCGCAACTGCAGGGCCCTAGTGCTTTccagaaaacatagaaaaaaaagggACTTTCTTTCGTTGTATTTAGTAATGGCAATAGTTGGACGTGATGACAGGGAAGATGACGAATGCTGAAAACCTGTGTCCTCACTGGGGTCCACACCAGCCACCCCCTGGGAGTCACTTGGGTGGTGTGTCGCTGGGTGTGTGATCTGATGCCTCTTCACTCCTGCCCCTAATCTGTGTATCTCAAATTATAAGCACCATGTATACAAGGAAaattcttcacaagaaaagaaaatttctgtttGCTTTCTAGATCATACGGTGTGTCTGCTAACGCAGCGGTGCGGGGTAGAAGCTGTGCTATCCATCCGTCTGGAGACCCTGTGAATGCTGCCCTGGCCGGAGCAGCACGAGCGCCCAGAGCGGAGGCCTGTCCGTCAGTCCTGGCGGCTACTGTGCCTCCACGAGCACGGGTCAAATTCACACGCGCTCCAGCTCTGCCCCGTGGAACGAGGTCTCTTACTCCACCAAAGTCCCCATCCGTTTAGAGTAGCACACCCACCACGGTGAAATTAGCTGTGTTGGGGTGTTCAGGAATGTCctatgaatagaaaataaatccaTATTTAAAGGGCCTGGGTCCAGATCACGGACCAGGGGTCCAGATGTGACTCAGTTTGTTGCGTTAATTGCCTGATGAGGGTCATGAACGATCCTCGGGCAGGAGGCTCCGTCCTCAGTCCAGGATCCCAGGACAGGACTCACTCTAGGCTCCTGAGAAGTGTCCCCAAATCCACAGCAGGTCCTGCCACCTCACCTGTGAGCCCGACTCTTATGGGCAACTGCAGCTGGCTCACTGCTGGCCACTGTGTCCTAGGCCACCGCCCTTCTGTTCTGTGGATCCAGCTTTGAGATCAAGCGAGAGGACAGGAAAATGCCCGAGACTAAAGTCCGCTCCTCCACAGCAGGCCCCAGAAGGAGCACGGCACCAGGGTGGGGTGCAGCCGAgatccccagccctgcctgctcgGGGTTTCTCACAGTCTCCGCAAGTGGGGGCACAGGACACCTGGGCTATCTGAAGGTGGACAAAGGaccttccctgtccctccccgTAACAAAGCCAAGGAGAACATTCAACAGAGGAGAGACGTCAACAGATGCCTTTGCAGGCACAAGAGGACCAGGGCTCTGAGCTCCGTGGCATCTCGCAGCAGACCTCGTAGGCCCCACTGCCCGCATCCGTGACATACGAGCAGAAACGACTTTCTTTCCTACCTCCCAGCGCTGCCCAGAATGGCCCACTTGGTTATTTCCTAAAGCCAGATATGGTGGGAAGGCAGCAGATCACCCAGGATGGAAGGGGACACTGTTTCGGGGGAGCAGGGCCGACAAGGAAGAGTGTGGTGGCTTTAACTGTGGCAGTCGTCAGGGGCCTCTAGGGACTAGCTCCTCAGAGGCATCCAGTGCCGGGCAGCCACTCCGCCATCGGTAGGAAGGCAACAAGACgcagaaggagggagacagtCAAGTAGAAAGACATCCTTTATAAATAAGACATTTGTTTGTATCAGTATTcacaatagaaaaatatacattacTTCAAATAGACCTTCTCTGGATAAAACACCCGCACGTCCAGGACTGTGGTCTGACTTCACCGTGtggcctctgcctctgtgctttcTGGGGGAGCCCCTTCCCGGGGGCCCGTGTGAAGGGCAGGCCCCTCCGCACCAGTCACCAGGATGAGGTCCTCCTCCCCAGTCACTAGGGAACCTGGATGGGACAAGATCAGCCCATCAGAGGTCTGAATGAATAGCGGTTCTTGTCCCTGAGACAACAACTCATGGCACCCATTGGTAATTTCAAAAGCCAAGGCTTCACCAACAGCAACAATACTCTCCAGTCCTCGCTGGTCAGCATGGGCCGTGGGCCTGCAGGAGAAGTGGTCCGAGTCCCCCACATGGCTTCCCTGGCCCCCATCAGTGGACAGCGACCCTGCCTGGTCCGGCCCCAGCTCCCGCGCGGTCCTGTGGGCACAGTCAGCTGGCACCGTGTCCACAGACAAAACCTTCGCCAGTGGACGGCCGGCAACCTCTGTAAGCAGGACATGGCTGGGGCTGGACCGCTGGCCCTTCTGGTGGGAGTCCCACATCTCGAGGTTTCCAGACCCAGAAGGCGGCAGGGATTCCACTCCTGCAGTGGATGTCAGGGTGCCGCAGAGACCCTGGCTCCTCCGGCTGTCCCCAGCATTCCAGGCTACAGAACGTTCCTGAGCATTCTCTTCAGCGAATGCTGCCACCTGTCCCTGCGTCTGCATCCCGGGCTCTCCTAACCGAGGACAAAGACTCAGCCCACTGATGTGCTGACacgagagagcaggagctgcaGACCCACTCCTGGCCTCTAAGTCCGCAAATGCTTTAAGCTGCTGGCCTGCATGCAACACGCTTCTGTCACTACCAGAAACCGGCATCGTGTGGCTTTCTTCAGAGTGGTGAGCGATGTTCCCGCTAACATGAGGGGCACAACCTAAACAGTTCAGAAAAACAGGAACGCGTATGTGGACTGTGGTACGGCCTGTTCACCGCACTCTTGATCCCAAACAAGCCAGTCCAAATTAATTTTCTGGCAAAACGAGTGGAAACCTAAACTCCTTGCTCCTTGGGACTGGCAGCTGCCAAGTACGGAGGAAGCTGAGAGCCAACAGAGATTCATCAGGTGAGGGGGGGCTGGGTGCCGAGCAGGGGCCGGGTTCTCCCCACTGAATCGAcctgccctcccctgccacaGAATTCCGTAGGAAGTTCGAAAACGGAGAATGCCTCTTTAAACTGGAGACCTTAGGATCAAGCGGGTATCAGGCGGTTTTGGAAAGCGGTATAATCACTCAGGATAGCCGTATGTTCAGTGTCTAGTTGATCGATTCTGGTGAGAGCAGAATAAAAACCAGAGTGGGTCCTGCTCCAGTGTTAAATCTCACATGCGCTTAGAGCCAAGTCTCAGGAAAGCCAAGCCACAGCCGTGGCGCGTCCTCGGGACCCTCCTGAGAGCGAGCCACTCACCAGCACGCGGTGGCTCTTCATTTCGGTAAGGGATTCGAGAAAGCTTCCCAGACCTCAAGCCTCACGGGGAACGAGAGGGAACCACAGAACATGGGCAGGTTGGGAAAGAACTCTCGAGAAACCAGGTTCTCTTAGATCTGGCCCCAGGGGCACTCACGAGTGGCAAGCAGGCCTCTGAGCCGCGGGGCGCGCGCTTACCCTCACCGGCAGCGGGGGCGCACGAGGAGGAGGGCTTCTGCAGGCCTCCACGGTCAGGAGAAGGCTCAGGGGCATCCCGGGGCGGAGCTTCTCTTCTGGTCCTCTTCACCCAGGCCAGTCCCTCCTCTGCAGGCTATGAAGAGGAGACCCAATCAGCCAAGACTAGGAAGGAGCAGGCAAGCTCGTGCCTCTCCTTTCTGGAGAACAGCATCGTGGGCTGAAGTCAAAGCACGGAGGCTCGGCGGCGCGCACTCACCCGGCGCCCCGTTCAACGCGTGCCCACCTCGTTTCCCCGCTTCTGCTGGCCAGCTTCCTGCAGCCCGGCCTGGCCCGGCCCCCCGCTGGCGTGCTCGGCTGGGACGCACTCCGGGAGTTCCTGCTTCCTCAGGAATTCTGTGATTCCCAAAGACTCGGCCACCTGTGGAGGAAGGGCGCACAGGGAGGCAGCACATCACCAGCTGAGTTCCAGGACCGGGGGAGCCTGGGAAGCCCCGCTGGGCAGCGAGGCGCCCTAAACACTGACAGACACGAAGATGCACGTGAGGTTCGCCGGAACAGCTGAGGAGAGAATGGGTCCTTAATGTGTTAGCGCAGCGTAGACGCGGACAccaagaagtttctttttttttaattcactacaCTCTCCTCAGCGTCAGTCAGACACCAGAGTGAGTTCTCGCCCAGGATCCCTCCTGTTCTGAATGCTCACTGGTACCTTCAGAAAAAGAATCCTATCCATTCCAGGAGGAGGTCTCCTTTTCCAGGCAGTGCAAAGGGTGAGGGTGTGGGGCCTGAGCGCCGAGCTGGGCCCCGGCTTCTCTGCTCCCGGCTAAGGGGACCTTCCTGATCCCGTCACGGGGACTGCAGCTGCCCCGGGGGGAATTTGAGAAGATCAGATAAAGGTTACAAGTGACAGCTGTCACTACTTATGCAGGGACATAGGAAGGGAACACCACGGAGCaggaggggaaagggcagggaaggaggggcagcagATCAAGGTCCAAGTAGAAGACAGCCCCTCAAGTTCAGTGCCTCCCAACCTGCCTGTGTCCCCTGCGAGCTGAGCCTCAGCCCGTGCTCCTAGGAGGCTGTGGCTCAGCCTGAACTGCCTGCAAAGATGGGTCCCCATGGGCGTGCACAGCGGTGCGTGTCCAGTCTGCGTTGTGACAGGATGACACCCACACCTGTTGAGCTCACAGTTTAAAAAACATGTaagttggggagcctgggtggctcagtcggttgagcgtctgactcttgattttggctcaggtcatgatctcggggtcctgggatcaagtcccatgttgggctccctgctcagcagggaatctgcttctccccctcactctccctcttcccctcaaataaataaataaaaccttaaaaagaaaaaaaagaaaaaacccattatatttctataatatgtaattcaagaagataaaatacaaaagCTTATTAGGTAACGTTAAATATTGAACTTGTGTAAAACTAATGAccaaaccccccccaaaaaaaaccccaaaacccaaaaaacccacgGGCTGTGCTCACAGCCTGGTTCAAGACTGCTTGCTTCGGAAGTAAGGTACTCTCTGCGACGCTAACACTGGGACAGGCGGCAGACCCGCCACCAGGTTAACGGACCCTCAGACAGCAGTTAAAGGCATCATGGCCAAAGTATTCCTCATGGCTGTGAACGAGGACAGTGGCTGCTCCACTTTGACCTCAAACTTGCTAGCtgggttcttctttccagctgTCTCTTGGCTCAGACAGAAGACCCTGAGGGTAAAGCATCCTGTGAGGACAACAGAAACTACCCCCTCAAGCAACAAGGGCTGCCCTGAGCTAGCAAAACCCCTCACGACTGAGCCCAGGACAACGAGACCGGATCCTCGCTGCTCACCGCACGCACCCACCCACCTTCGTCGCACATTCTCCTTACGTAAACCTGCACACCTTTCCAGCACTTGGGAGATGGTCTTTGAGAAGCTAGTCCACTGTCCTCCCAATGTCGGCCTCACTGAAATAACCTCCTTTCTTGTGTCCCCACCACTCGTCTCTCTGCCTGAGGATTTTGTCAGCAGTGAGTGGTCGAGCCTGGTGTGTTTGGGACCCTGGCGTGCCGGCTACAGTTGTACAAGTATGTTTTTTAATAAACAGGCGTTATTTAAAGCCATGGCATCACTCAGCGCTCCATTTCAAGGTGAGGCTGGAGGGCTGGGGGCGAGGGGGCCTGCCGGCGGGGACCCCTGAATGACAAGACCACACAGGGCACGCTGTATCCAGCAAAGGGTTTTATCCAAAACAAGTAAGACCACATCAGTTCAAAACGTATTTTTATCCAGAACCCAACATAGCCACAGGAAATGGATGATGACAATGACAGTGAAAAGAAGATTGTGTCAGAACCACCAGTCAGCGTCTGCGAACCCGGTCACCCTCCCCAGCCCACGGTGGGCAGAAACCACACACCTACCAACTGCGCTGTTCCCTGATGTCagcagtgagagagaaaacaacGGTGCTTTCAGGTTGCTGTCAGCCTCTCTGCTTCCTGAGGTTCCCCAAACAAACGCCATTtgcttttatactttaaaaaatgtcacgTGATGGGAAAAAGAGCTACAAAGAAGTTGACTTTGAAGATGTCACTGCTAAAAACGTGCTCctctaggggcccctggctggctcggcGGGTGGAGCGCGCGACTcccgatctcggggttgtgaggtcgagccccacgctgggtgtagagattgctttaagaaataattaaaaataaaaacattcttctCTTTAAATGGAAATCCTTCTTTTGGCAAATCTAAAAGCAAAACTTTTTCCTATGTGAGACTGTTACCTTATTGTTGCTTATTTCCAGAGGCTCCTGGGAACGTAGACCAGAACCACTGAGGTAATCCTGACACATTTTCTTAACCATTTTATGCAACTCTTCAAATTCCTTATACACAGCCGGGAACAAAGGTTTTGCTAGATGACCTGTTTCAACCTTCATGAAGATAAAGATGACAAGAAAGAGTTAAACCAGAGGCCATGAAATGGCAAATACAGAAAGAAGCTTCGAGGTGGGAAGGATACAAGCTCTGCAAGCTGTCGGCAGCCCATCATGTCCTCCACTCCCCGGTCGCAGCCCAagtgtgcccagcactgtgctcagcagggacacCAGGATGGGCCAGAGCTCcagcggggggggaggggggcaggaggggaccaGCAAGTCCTGGGGACAGGCCTGCAGGCAGGAGGAGCGCCAGGCCCTCACTCCTCTGGGCAGCTCTGCTGGCGCCTCCCGCGTCGCCAGAGCAGGCTCACCAGGGAGGAGAGCCTCGTGGGCCAGGGCGGCGAGGGCTGGGAAAAAGGTGACAAGGGCCCTGGGCTGGCCATGGTTTGCCGCCACCACTTTCTTGCCTCCAACACCAAGTTAAAACAGGCAGGGGAGGCACTGGCCCCGACGCCGGGTGTTGGTGGGGCCAGCAGGCTCGCTTCGGCTCTGTCCTGAGGGAGGGAAATGATGCCAAACGGCCTGGCTTCTtccaaaataaatgtgaaaggtGTCTTTCTAAATAACTTCAAATGACCCCTCCATCACTTAGAATGGCTAAGACGACTCACCTTTGTCAGAAGAAACTCGTACacggtcacgacctgagccagccGAGGCAGCGCCAACTCCACCAGAGCGTCTCGGTCACACTGGTGCAGAAACTACCAGAAGAAAGCATTTGACAGCCCTGAAGGCCCCAAAAGAATCTCCCAGTAACCAACAAGTTGGTACAACAAAGAACATAAAAGTTCCCCCAAATCTCAGGGATGAAGCAACTCTCAACGATAAACATTCTGTGTGTTAAATATCTCACTTGCACATCCACGAACGGAGTCTACGATCGACTCTGGAGTCAAAAGTCTGACTCCCCCGTGACAGCACTGAGCATGTAGTGGGAACCGGGCCCCGGGTCAGGAAATGTGTTCCCTACTCTCCAGGGACACTAATTAGTGCCAGAGATGAGAAAGCAAACAAGTCCCGGGCAGCCTGCAGTCTGGAGACCACCACCAAAGGACaggccagggaaggggaggaCCCAGGTGAATGCAGGGGTGGctcggtggggggtggggagagagatgcGGATGCAGGGAGGGCAAGGTCCTCAGGATAGGGGAGGAgtcagggaagggggaaggggagtcAGGAGTGACTGTGGGTTCCCAGCTCGAGCCCAGGCAGACCCTGGACAAGTTAGGGGTGGGAAGTGGAAGGTGGAGAGGTGTGCAGGACGCCCAGGTGGGGACGTCTGAAGTCAGAGCTCTGGGGTCAGGAAAGATTTGAATCGGGTGAACCGGCAGTACGTGTGTGTCAGCAGAGGGCCGATGGCTTGGGAAACCAGGGCGATGGAGGAGGGCGCCCAGGGAGACAATGGCATCGGAGGGAGCAGTCTCAGAGACAAGCAAGTGTTCAGGGGCTCGGGAGCTCACGAACCTCGCGGATCCTCATTTATTAAGCAGAGATAATGAAGGAAACCTGGAACTTAGTGCAGAGGCTGGTTAGGGTGGCCGCGTCGGCATGCACCGGGCACTCGGTAGATGGTGGTATTTTGAATGTTAATGGATGAATCAAGGACTAACTTACCTCCTACTCTAAAAAATTAGTCATCCAGGATTATTTAACCAGCCCGCCAAGAGAAAAGTGAATTCGCCAGGGTTTAAATTTCCCGCCAGAGCATGCAAGCTCATGAAGTTTTCTAGgaaacccgcttcctctctgaaAACCTCTCGTTTCCCCTTGTGGGTGAGTTTGGAGGCCCTGGTTCCCTGATGGGCATCCTGAGACCCGCTATCTCACTAACTTGCTACCTCTCTCTGCTacccttcatttcttttcttttcttaatttaaattcaattaatttacacatttaaattcatttatcaacAAATTTTTTTACCTTGAAAATCAGCTGTACGTCACTTCTTTTCCTTAAGATACTCACCTGGCCATTACCAGGCGGCTAAATACATCCTCACCAGAGGCAATCTGGATGAATTTAGGGTTCTACTTTTCTAAATCAACTCCATTAAATTCACTAAGCCTACTCTCAAGGGAATGGGATGGAGATTCCAGGGTTCAAAACCTGAAACGTGTTTCTACGCCTTAAAACTTTtcacaggaaaacagaaaccatttGTTGTTTTCTAAACTGCTTCTGTGAAAATATGGGTTATAATCATTCCAAGACTTACAAAGGCAAGCAGCTCTTATATACCTCAAGCCCTCTCGTCATTTCAGACAGGGAAAGCTCAGAAATACTGCAGCTAATACCATGCTTGAATTCATTACACACTTCATCTGATCACATTTCAGGTGAGCTGCTTAGTTGATCTGGGTATTTGACTTTTAATTCAGAAACCTAATAGTGAATTGTCACACACCATGCCAAAGACACAGGCTTCAAGAACAGGGTCTCAGGGCCACGCACCTCCTTGAGCCTGGCTCTGGCCCTCAGAGCGCTCTGTGTGCCTCCCGCACGGGCACCCCCGGGTGGGTGAGCTGCTCCGCTCTGCCTGACGACGGCTGTGCTGGCCTCCGCAGGGGCTGTGGACGAGTCACTTCTTCTGGGGCCCGCGTGTCCCTCTGATCCCAAAAGGGCTGAATAACTTCCGTTTTCTGGTTCAGACACCAAGGCCTCTTCCGCTTCTACAGAATGGCTATTCTAGATAGCGTTGCGCacccaaaatgaaaatatgataaaGTTGTACACGCCATAGTGATGAACTTAGCACAAAAAAAATGTCAAGTCAAAAGCAAGGGACCTgctaaattatttcttctttgcattttcaAGACACATTAACTATAATCAATGCATCTTTAACTTTCCCAACAAAGTTCCCCTTTAAGAGACCCGGTGAGTATCTGTGAGCCAGGAAGACTGGGCTGACAAACCATAACCCTGGGTGTTGCCCAAAATGAAACAAGGAACTTCTCTCACATCACTGTCATCTTACAAATTAAACTGAAATTTGGTCACTCAAAACTTACccatgactttaaaaaatcatttcttattGCATATATATTTCAAACACCATAAACTTCATACTTTGAAAATACACGGTTCAGATTTTCCTACACCGAGAAGGTCGTGTAACTTTCACCACTGAAGTCAAAacatgtttgtgtcccccccaagGACCCCTGTACCCACTGGCATCATTCAttcttccctgcccccaggccccaggccccaggagccAACTCTACTCTCAGTCTTCAGGGATTTGCACGGCTTTTGAAGAGTCCTGGGCTGACACTGTCTAGCTACTTCCTCGTTCCTCGCCAACTCCCCGTCTGAAAATAGGAGCAATCCACCTCCATCTCCCGGGCCTGATGGACCGTTAAACAAATACAAGGAACACACTTCACGTGGCAGCTAGCACCAGCTGTGTCCTCTCAACTCATATGGAATCTTCCCTCTAAATCTTCATTACAGTAGAGCTTCAGGAGGAATGCCAGGTCAGTCTGTGGTTTCAGGTGCCATGAGTCTGCTCCTGGGAAAGGACAGGAGAGACACAGGCCTGCACATCCCTCCCCACTCCAGCAGCTGGAGGCTCCCCTCACAGGCAATCTGGACAGCCACCACGCCCAAGGCCAGTGCCTGTATTCAGGAAGTCAAGTATCTATAAGCTGCTTCTGCTGTGCTGtaggatttcattattttttaaaagattttatttatttagggacgcctgagtggctcaggcagtgaagcgtctgccttcagctcagttcatgatcccagagtcctgggatcgagtcccgcattgggctccttgctcagtgagaagcctgcttctccctctgcctgcaactccctCCGCTtatgctctctgacaaataaataaataaaatcttaaaaaataaagattttatttatttattctagagatagagcaagcagggggaggagcagagagcgagagggacaagcagactccctgctgagcagagcccaaggcaggactcgatccaCGACCCCTagatctgacctgagccgaaaccaagagtcagacgtttaactgagcCTTAACTTAACCGAGGCGCCCCTAGGATTTCATTATTGACGGAGGTCGGAAGTGCCGGCTAGCCTCGTCATCCTGAGACAGTCCTGGGCACAGCTGTTGTCCCTTGGGATTATTAATAGTGCCTTTTTCACTCTCTGAATGTCCTGCTTTGGATGATAAACTACATGTCACCCGGGTCCTACCTCAACTTAAGTAGAACAGTTTCTCAAAAGCTGGGGTCTCACCGGCCATGAGAGGTGCAGAACCTCCCCCAGCAAGGCAGCCTCGAGGgtgggctctgaagtcagaagACCTAAGTCTGATTCCCACCTGGCAGAGTCCTAGAAGACTGAAAACACTCCTGCCCACAGGGGCCGTGCAATAAACAGTACTGTGATTGTGTGATGACTGAAGCTGATGCTACAGGGGAGCTAGTACTTGAACCCCAACACAGGGCTGTCCGTGGTTCGACCACCAGACTCAGGAAGGTGTCCAGGTGCCTgctccagcctcccccccccccaaggagcTGATCTGTAAGCCAGAGTGGCTGCCAGCCTCACCCGTCCTTCAGGAACCCCTGTCCCACAGCAGGGAACGAGGCGGCTAGAGCAGACAGGCACCCCCTTTCCAACATCGTCCAAGTCACTAAAATCACACACTCCCACTGAGCAGCCACATCGATTCCAGGGCTGGTTTCTCTAACATTTCAGAAACTGCAAGCAGAAGAGCCTGGCCAGACAGCCAGAAATAACGGCCAACACGagtcaaaggaaaaggaagaagggaggttCCAGTGACGCGGGTGAGGGTGACCAGAGGCCTGCCGTTTGTTAACGGGATCCGTCTCGTCTGTATTTCGTAAATAGCTGACCTTGTACGGGGCACACAGACGCACACCACACGCTCCGGAGTGTCGAACTGCCGTCAGTAAATTCTGACGTGGCGATGCACAGAGTGACTTCTGTGTGCCCTGATTGTGACTTTCTGAAGAGACAAACGCAAAGGCTCACCCTCCAGGAAGCGCCCCTGTGGGCCGCTGCCCCCAACTCAGACCCTTCCCAAGGCCACTGTTAGGTCAGCAGCAGCCCAGAGTGCTCCGCGGTTAGCTTTGCCCACCAGATCTAAAGAATCAGCAGCTCTGTTCCCACCGAACGCGCTCAGCGAACCCCGCGACACGCCGCACACAGGACACACACGTCCTTGCTTGTCTGGCGGCAGTGGGGACAACGGTAGGGGAGTGTCAGATGCCCAGCGCTGGTGGTCTGGGCCCTACTCGAGCCTTTCCCAGACTCCCATCAGATACCAGGATGGGCAGGAAGGCCGCGGTCAGCAGACAGAAACATTACCTGCAGGCCGGCCCGTGACGACTGGGCCCCCTCCTCACTTAGAAGGGCGGGCGCGGACGGCCCCGGCGACGTCAGGCTCGCATTCCTGTCCCCTGCGCAGCCTCGAGTCACACTCCCGTTGGCCTTCTCAGACAGCAACACCTCAGGCTCCGGTGGGCCGTGGCCTGGATTCAGTTTAAGATGCCGCGCCAGGCCCCCCTTTCCAATGTAGGATTTTTCACACATCTGACACTTAAAAGTCTTGGGCCTCAGGGAGCAGCTGGACAAGTCAAAgtgcacctgcttctccctctcctcc contains these protein-coding regions:
- the ZNF839 gene encoding zinc finger protein 839 isoform X3; amino-acid sequence: MADAEPEAEDGSEDGGGGGRATLGQRDSATRMAPLGPEQLRQVLEQVTKAQPPAEPPPPPFMLQDAARRLRDAAQQAALQRGPRAKPPLPPRLLPPQQLEAICVKVTSGEMKGQERPVPPLASIQPKPARLSQLPARPSRVLGLRAQPPLSPGPQPRCLSSSPPVQVFVQSPLPALQPLAPNGQGAALARLSASDPPEATSVSSSSAKLFISNLHTKHTEKLKKSLKVKTRSGRISRPPKYKAKDYKFIKTEDLADGHLSDSDDYSELSVEEEEEEREKQVHFDLSSCSLRPKTFKCQMCEKSYIGKGGLARHLKLNPGHGPPEPEVLLSEKANGSVTRGCAGDRNASLTSPGPSAPALLSEEGAQSSRAGLQFLHQCDRDALVELALPRLAQVVTVYEFLLTKVETGHLAKPLFPAVYKEFEELHKMVKKMCQDYLSGSGLRSQEPLEISNNKVAESLGITEFLRKQELPECVPAEHASGGPGQAGLQEAGQQKRGNEPAEEGLAWVKRTRREAPPRDAPEPSPDRGGLQKPSSSCAPAAGEGCAPHVSGNIAHHSEESHTMPVSGSDRSVLHAGQQLKAFADLEARSGSAAPALSCQHISGLSLCPRLGEPGMQTQGQVAAFAEENAQERSVAWNAGDSRRSQGLCGTLTSTAGVESLPPSGSGNLEMWDSHQKGQRSSPSHVLLTEVAGRPLAKVLSVDTVPADCAHRTARELGPDQAGSLSTDGGQGSHVGDSDHFSCRPTAHADQRGLESIVAVGEALAFEITNGCHELLSQGQEPLFIQTSDGLILSHPGSLVTGEEDLILVTGAEGPALHTGPREGAPPESTEAEATR
- the ZNF839 gene encoding zinc finger protein 839 isoform X2, producing the protein MADAEPEAEDGSEDGGGGGRATLGQRDSATRMAPLGPEQLRQVLEQVTKAQPPAEPPPPPFMLQDAARRLRDAAQQAALQRGPRAKPPLPPRLLPPQQLEAICVKVTSGEMKGQERPVPPLASIQPKPARLSQLPARPSRVLGLRAQPPLSPGPQPRCLSSSPPVQVFVQSPLPALQPLAPNGQGAALARLSASDPPEATSVSSSSAKLFISNLHTKHTEKLKKSLKVKTRSGRISRPPKYKAKDYKFIKTEDLADGHLSDSDDYSELSVEEEEEEREKQVHFDLSSCSLRPKTFKCQMCEKSYIGKGGLARHLKLNPGHGPPEPEVLLSEKANGSVTRGCAGDRNASLTSPGPSAPALLSEEGAQSSRAGLQNSHSVEAEEALVSEPENGSYSALLGSEGHAGPRRSDSSTAPAEASTAVVRQSGAAHPPGGARAGGTQSALRARARLKEFLHQCDRDALVELALPRLAQVVTVYEFLLTKVETGHLAKPLFPAVYKEFEELHKMVKKMCQDYLSGSGLRSQEPLEISNNKVAESLGITEFLRKQELPECVPAEHASGGPGQAGLQEAGQQKRGNEPAEEGLAWVKRTRREAPPRDAPEPSPDRGGLQKPSSSCAPAAGCAPHVSGNIAHHSEESHTMPVSGSDRSVLHAGQQLKAFADLEARSGSAAPALSCQHISGLSLCPRLGEPGMQTQGQVAAFAEENAQERSVAWNAGDSRRSQGLCGTLTSTAGVESLPPSGSGNLEMWDSHQKGQRSSPSHVLLTEVAGRPLAKVLSVDTVPADCAHRTARELGPDQAGSLSTDGGQGSHVGDSDHFSCRPTAHADQRGLESIVAVGEALAFEITNGCHELLSQGQEPLFIQTSDGLILSHPGSLVTGEEDLILVTGAEGPALHTGPREGAPPESTEAEATR
- the ZNF839 gene encoding zinc finger protein 839 isoform X1, translating into MADAEPEAEDGSEDGGGGGRATLGQRDSATRMAPLGPEQLRQVLEQVTKAQPPAEPPPPPFMLQDAARRLRDAAQQAALQRGPRAKPPLPPRLLPPQQLEAICVKVTSGEMKGQERPVPPLASIQPKPARLSQLPARPSRVLGLRAQPPLSPGPQPRCLSSSPPVQVFVQSPLPALQPLAPNGQGAALARLSASDPPEATSVSSSSAKLFISNLHTKHTEKLKKSLKVKTRSGRISRPPKYKAKDYKFIKTEDLADGHLSDSDDYSELSVEEEEEEREKQVHFDLSSCSLRPKTFKCQMCEKSYIGKGGLARHLKLNPGHGPPEPEVLLSEKANGSVTRGCAGDRNASLTSPGPSAPALLSEEGAQSSRAGLQNSHSVEAEEALVSEPENGSYSALLGSEGHAGPRRSDSSTAPAEASTAVVRQSGAAHPPGGARAGGTQSALRARARLKEFLHQCDRDALVELALPRLAQVVTVYEFLLTKVETGHLAKPLFPAVYKEFEELHKMVKKMCQDYLSGSGLRSQEPLEISNNKVAESLGITEFLRKQELPECVPAEHASGGPGQAGLQEAGQQKRGNEPAEEGLAWVKRTRREAPPRDAPEPSPDRGGLQKPSSSCAPAAGEGCAPHVSGNIAHHSEESHTMPVSGSDRSVLHAGQQLKAFADLEARSGSAAPALSCQHISGLSLCPRLGEPGMQTQGQVAAFAEENAQERSVAWNAGDSRRSQGLCGTLTSTAGVESLPPSGSGNLEMWDSHQKGQRSSPSHVLLTEVAGRPLAKVLSVDTVPADCAHRTARELGPDQAGSLSTDGGQGSHVGDSDHFSCRPTAHADQRGLESIVAVGEALAFEITNGCHELLSQGQEPLFIQTSDGLILSHPGSLVTGEEDLILVTGAEGPALHTGPREGAPPESTEAEATR